Genomic window (Candidatus Methylomirabilota bacterium):
GACCTCCTCGGGGATCGGCCTGGTCCGAAGCCGCCCGCCCGGCGTGTCCGGGCGGCCCACCCAGGCGCGGATCTCGAAGCCGCGCGCGCGGAGAGTGCCCCCCACCGAAATCTCGTGCTCCATCCGAAAGGTCTTCTCCTTCACCCAGGCGACACTGGACCGGATCGACACGACATCGCCGTAGCGCACCGGCACCAGGAAGGTGGCTCCCGACTCCACGATCGGCACCCCGACGATGTCGTACTTGGGGAACAGCTCCGGCCACGGCAGCCCCAGCGACTCGAACATCGCCTCGGTGCCGAGATCGTACCACTCGAAGAAGCGCGGGTAGAAGACGATGCCGGCGGGATCGGACTCGCTCCACCGCACGCGGACGGTGGTCGTGTGGGTCGGCATCAGCGAACGCGCGCGCGGAGGAGGAAGCGCTGGAGCTTGCCGGTGGCCGTGCGCGGGAGCTCCGGGACGACGAAGATCCGACGGGGGCGCTGGTGGGGGGCGAGCTTTTCCTC
Coding sequences:
- a CDS encoding thioesterase family protein; translated protein: MPTHTTTVRVRWSESDPAGIVFYPRFFEWYDLGTEAMFESLGLPWPELFPKYDIVGVPIVESGATFLVPVRYGDVVSIRSSVAWVKEKTFRMEHEISVGGTLRARGFEIRAWVGRPDTPGGRLRTRPIPEEVARRLKEGASHG